One window of Bacillota bacterium genomic DNA carries:
- the cobM gene encoding precorrin-4 C(11)-methyltransferase yields MKVYFIGAGPGDPELITVKGQRILSEANIIIYAGSLVNPVLLDVRKHECELYDSAYLSFDEVTAIYEKERGSDKIIARLHSGEPSLFGAIKEQIDWLRENGIDYEIVPGVSSFSASAAALSAELTLPGVSQTVVITRMAGRTPVPEGQEISTLAKHKPTMCVFLSVHMIDELVEELRKGYTDDTPIAVVERASWPDERIIRGTISNIAEKVKAAGITKTAMIIVGSVLDGGYAKSKLYDPSFSHGYRKSR; encoded by the coding sequence GTGAAAGTCTATTTTATAGGGGCGGGGCCGGGTGACCCTGAGCTGATAACCGTAAAGGGGCAAAGAATTCTATCGGAAGCCAACATAATAATCTATGCCGGTTCGCTTGTAAACCCAGTTTTGCTCGATGTGAGAAAGCATGAATGCGAACTTTATGATAGCGCATACTTGAGCTTTGACGAAGTTACCGCAATATATGAAAAGGAGCGAGGCAGCGATAAGATTATAGCAAGACTCCATTCAGGAGAGCCCAGCCTGTTTGGCGCCATTAAGGAACAGATTGATTGGCTAAGGGAGAACGGTATAGATTATGAGATTGTTCCGGGAGTAAGTTCATTTAGTGCCTCAGCGGCCGCTCTTAGTGCGGAGCTGACTCTGCCCGGTGTTTCCCAAACGGTTGTTATCACAAGGATGGCAGGCAGAACGCCGGTACCAGAAGGCCAGGAAATAAGCACGCTTGCCAAGCATAAACCGACAATGTGCGTCTTCTTAAGCGTACATATGATAGATGAACTGGTTGAAGAGCTAAGGAAGGGATATACAGATGACACGCCAATTGCTGTTGTCGAGAGAGCATCCTGGCCGGACGAGAGGATAATCCGGGGCACGATAAGCAATATTGCAGAAAAAGTAAAGGCTGCCGGCATTACGAAGACAGCCATGATCATTGTAGGAAGCGTACTGGATGGAGGATACGCGAAATCCAAGCTTTATGACCCTAGCTTCAGCCATGGGTACAGAAAAAGCAGGTAA
- a CDS encoding cobalt-precorrin 5A hydrolase, protein MKLAVFTVTENGLKIADKIKEKLNDTVDIFTAPKTDKSKPWLMSLVKEVFPKYDGFIFVSAVGIAVRALAPNIKDKAIDPAVVVVDDSGAFSISLLSGHIGGANDLARQIADAVGAMPVITTATDVSGKPAIDLFMKDLGLKTTNKQGLKKVSAGILRGDSVCIFADIKLGRWGDRAKVAYSVRPLSQLIRYGKSYDHIVAVIDDEKMQLGRGILVLRTRRIYAGVGFQKGVSADDIKQAIRAALASKNLHMHNLKGLASIDIKGSDKALYEAADHFNVAIALYTAEQLDEVAPNTSQFVKDKVGAGGVCEPAAILASKGGKLIAEKAVYGKVTVALAEEE, encoded by the coding sequence GTGAAGCTTGCCGTATTTACCGTGACAGAAAACGGTTTAAAGATAGCTGACAAGATCAAGGAAAAATTGAACGACACTGTCGATATATTTACAGCACCAAAAACTGATAAATCAAAACCTTGGTTGATGAGCCTGGTAAAGGAAGTATTTCCGAAATATGATGGTTTTATATTTGTTTCAGCAGTAGGTATTGCTGTTAGGGCGCTTGCTCCGAACATAAAAGACAAGGCAATAGATCCAGCCGTAGTCGTAGTCGACGATTCAGGAGCCTTCTCGATAAGCTTATTGTCGGGGCACATTGGGGGCGCAAACGACTTAGCCCGCCAAATAGCCGATGCGGTAGGTGCGATGCCGGTTATAACTACGGCGACTGATGTATCGGGAAAGCCGGCAATCGATTTGTTCATGAAGGACCTTGGGTTAAAGACGACAAATAAGCAAGGTTTGAAGAAGGTATCTGCAGGAATACTGCGCGGCGATTCGGTGTGCATATTTGCCGACATTAAACTCGGACGTTGGGGAGATAGAGCAAAGGTTGCATACAGTGTAAGGCCTTTAAGTCAGCTAATAAGATACGGAAAGTCGTATGATCATATAGTGGCGGTAATAGACGATGAGAAGATGCAACTTGGAAGAGGCATTCTTGTACTTAGAACCCGCCGAATATATGCGGGTGTAGGTTTTCAAAAGGGTGTCTCGGCAGATGATATAAAGCAGGCCATAAGAGCTGCATTAGCAAGCAAGAATCTTCATATGCATAATTTGAAAGGTCTGGCCAGTATAGACATAAAAGGCAGTGATAAAGCGTTATATGAGGCGGCAGACCATTTTAATGTTGCAATTGCTCTTTATACGGCAGAACAGCTTGATGAGGTTGCACCAAATACATCGCAATTTGTGAAAGACAAGGTAGGTGCTGGTGGAGTATGCGAACCCGCAGCGATTCTAGCCTCGAAGGGTGGAAAACTGATAGCAGAGAAGGCAGTTTATGGAAAGGTAACCGTAGCCCTGGCCGAGGAGGAATAG
- the cobK gene encoding precorrin-6A reductase has translation MIVVLGGTTEANHLLNKIVKLNHPITISTAYKFAEKFIPYHPLIQHINGKLDLEDLHKLIKSNGAKVVIDATHPYATEISDKAKKACNKAGVKYIRLSRPPSNNYDEASELYRVNSYEEAADLCCSLGKVIFLAIGSSNAHLFRRHSECAGRKFYVRILPDVASIERCIAAGFGEDEIITGIGPFSFEENRDTWSRLSVDVVVTKESGVHGGFPEKVRAASDLGIKVVVVNRPVDEECVIENIDKVVDIVKRILAG, from the coding sequence ATGATAGTTGTCCTTGGAGGTACCACTGAGGCAAACCATCTCTTAAACAAAATCGTTAAGCTGAACCATCCCATTACGATAAGCACTGCGTACAAGTTTGCCGAAAAATTTATACCCTACCATCCGCTGATTCAGCATATCAACGGAAAACTTGATCTGGAGGATTTGCATAAGCTAATAAAAAGTAATGGCGCAAAGGTGGTAATAGACGCCACCCACCCTTACGCTACAGAAATAAGCGATAAAGCGAAAAAGGCCTGCAATAAAGCTGGTGTCAAATATATACGCCTAAGCCGTCCGCCATCTAATAACTATGATGAAGCATCCGAATTATACCGCGTAAATTCGTATGAGGAGGCTGCGGATTTATGTTGCAGCTTAGGAAAAGTAATATTCCTTGCAATCGGAAGCAGCAATGCGCATCTTTTTCGCCGGCATTCAGAGTGTGCTGGGAGAAAGTTTTACGTAAGGATATTACCTGACGTGGCTTCTATTGAAAGATGTATTGCTGCAGGTTTTGGCGAGGATGAAATTATCACGGGAATTGGGCCGTTTAGCTTCGAGGAAAACCGCGATACATGGTCACGACTGAGTGTAGACGTTGTAGTAACAAAAGAAAGCGGTGTGCATGGTGGATTTCCAGAAAAGGTACGTGCCGCCAGCGATCTGGGCATAAAAGTTGTTGTAGTGAATAGACCGGTTGATGAAGAATGCGTCATCGAAAATATTGATAAAGTTGTAGATATCGTAAAGCGTATATTGGCCGGATGA
- a CDS encoding aldo/keto reductase codes for MQHEIPYRKLGKTGEMVSIIGLGGFHIGLIRDHGNAINLIRRAIDSGINFMDNCWDYHQGESERIMGEALKKGYRNKVFLMTKIDGRTKNAAKKQIDQSLSRLQVEHIDLLQLHEVIRMDDPDLAFSPGGAMDAIVEARDTGKIRFIGFTGHKNPAIHLKMLEQDFEWDTVQMPLNVLDVHYESFQKKVLPILNERNIGCIGMKPFAAGELFDTHTVTATEALHYVMSLPVSVIVTGLQNQHDLDQAIQAATTFVRLSDAEIDTILEKTAPIGKSGVFEPYKTTIAYDSTTIHPEWLSAA; via the coding sequence ATGCAGCATGAGATACCCTACCGGAAGCTCGGTAAAACCGGTGAGATGGTTTCAATTATCGGCCTTGGCGGCTTTCATATCGGCCTTATACGAGACCATGGAAACGCTATTAACCTAATCCGCCGCGCAATAGACAGCGGCATTAACTTTATGGACAACTGCTGGGATTACCACCAGGGCGAAAGTGAACGTATCATGGGCGAGGCTCTGAAAAAAGGGTATCGTAATAAAGTGTTTCTTATGACAAAAATCGATGGACGTACTAAAAATGCGGCTAAAAAACAGATCGACCAGAGCCTGAGCAGGCTTCAGGTTGAGCATATTGACCTCCTTCAACTGCACGAGGTAATTCGCATGGATGACCCCGACCTGGCTTTCTCACCAGGAGGCGCCATGGATGCGATTGTAGAAGCGCGTGACACCGGGAAGATTCGTTTTATCGGTTTTACTGGCCACAAAAATCCCGCCATCCACCTGAAGATGCTTGAACAGGATTTCGAGTGGGACACCGTGCAGATGCCGCTTAATGTGCTTGATGTACATTACGAAAGTTTTCAGAAAAAAGTCCTTCCTATTTTAAACGAGCGGAATATAGGATGCATTGGAATGAAGCCTTTTGCGGCCGGCGAGCTATTTGATACACATACAGTAACAGCAACTGAAGCGCTCCATTATGTTATGAGCTTACCCGTTTCTGTAATTGTCACCGGACTTCAAAATCAGCATGACTTAGACCAGGCAATTCAAGCTGCAACTACTTTTGTACGTTTGAGCGATGCCGAGATAGACACAATCCTTGAGAAGACTGCTCCCATAGGCAAATCCGGTGTATTTGAGCCTTATAAGACAACTATCGCTTACGATAGCACTACAATCCATCCTGAATGGCTTAGTGCTGCATAA
- the cobS gene encoding adenosylcobinamide-GDP ribazoletransferase — translation MESFRLALSFLTIIPGGEREPAGKDVFVRSTKYFPLVGLIIGVIVATVYQIASYRLPDLVSSALAVLSLVVVTRALHLDGLADTCDGLVGGRDSKHALSIMKDSRVGSFGAAAIALAVMLKITLLASIASNLKIRAIILFPVIGRWVATVALSTQRYAKSEPGLGSLFMDSDGLNRVSIGISTIASSIITVISAIITVKWLAAITIPAAAIFMVVFMFMVNRKIGGLTGDIIGAMIELSEITVLIALAAV, via the coding sequence TTGGAATCGTTTAGGTTAGCGCTATCCTTTTTAACGATAATACCAGGAGGCGAAAGAGAGCCAGCTGGCAAAGATGTATTTGTGCGCTCAACGAAATACTTCCCGTTAGTTGGCTTAATAATTGGAGTAATAGTCGCGACGGTATATCAGATCGCGTCATACAGGCTGCCGGATTTGGTTTCTAGCGCTCTTGCTGTGCTTAGTCTGGTTGTTGTCACGCGTGCGCTGCATTTAGATGGACTTGCCGATACGTGTGATGGCCTTGTAGGTGGAAGAGACAGCAAGCATGCGTTAAGCATCATGAAAGATTCGAGGGTTGGGAGTTTTGGGGCAGCCGCGATAGCGTTGGCGGTAATGCTGAAAATTACGTTGCTTGCGTCAATCGCAAGCAATCTGAAGATTAGAGCTATTATATTGTTTCCGGTAATTGGACGATGGGTGGCAACTGTTGCGCTATCAACCCAGCGGTATGCAAAGAGCGAGCCCGGGCTCGGATCGCTGTTCATGGATAGCGATGGGTTAAACAGAGTTTCTATTGGCATATCAACGATAGCATCATCAATAATAACCGTAATATCTGCCATTATAACCGTTAAGTGGTTAGCTGCTATAACCATACCGGCGGCAGCTATTTTCATGGTAGTATTTATGTTCATGGTCAATCGAAAAATTGGCGGGCTGACGGGCGATATAATCGGGGCAATGATAGAACTCTCGGAAATAACAGTGCTAATCGCATTGGCCGCAGTTTGA
- the cobI gene encoding precorrin-2 C(20)-methyltransferase: MNNWGKLYGVGIGPGDTELLTIKAKKVLNSVDVIFTPRSAPKRDSIARKIIEPVLEGEISIKELTFPMTKDKGELELHWESAAEEVAGVLRNGQNAAFVTLGDPFFYSTYIYLYKKLKDSYPGVEIITLPGISSAFASASAAGVPIAVGDEKVAIIPLPDDATSIRRYLELFDTVIILKVGSKLKALVDVLLDTGLADKSVLVQKVSQAESEKIYFGLSSLTETELNKIGYLSTVIVRNNYESLN; this comes from the coding sequence ATGAATAATTGGGGAAAGCTGTATGGAGTCGGGATTGGGCCCGGCGATACAGAACTTCTGACAATAAAGGCAAAAAAGGTACTTAACTCGGTAGACGTAATATTTACGCCAAGGTCGGCCCCAAAAAGAGATAGCATCGCAAGAAAAATCATAGAGCCGGTTCTGGAAGGTGAAATCAGCATAAAAGAGCTAACTTTCCCAATGACGAAAGACAAAGGGGAGCTTGAGCTTCACTGGGAAAGTGCTGCAGAGGAAGTAGCCGGGGTATTGAGGAATGGGCAGAATGCAGCTTTTGTAACACTAGGAGACCCGTTCTTCTATAGCACGTATATTTATCTGTATAAGAAACTAAAAGACAGCTACCCTGGAGTTGAGATAATTACACTGCCTGGGATAAGCTCAGCGTTTGCGTCAGCCTCGGCTGCAGGAGTGCCAATTGCAGTAGGGGATGAGAAGGTGGCTATAATACCGCTTCCTGATGATGCAACAAGCATTCGGCGGTATTTGGAATTATTCGATACGGTGATTATCTTAAAGGTAGGCAGTAAACTCAAAGCATTGGTTGACGTGCTACTGGATACGGGTTTGGCAGATAAATCGGTTCTGGTGCAAAAAGTATCGCAAGCAGAATCGGAGAAAATTTATTTCGGGCTGTCTAGCTTAACCGAGACTGAACTAAATAAAATTGGATACCTATCGACTGTCATTGTCAGGAATAATTATGAATCGCTAAATTAA
- the hisC gene encoding histidinol-phosphate transaminase: MLRRGLEDIKPYEPGRPIELVEKELGITEAIKLASNESPYGPFPRVIEAMKDALFGVNRYPDGGSTFLREKIADKLNILPSRIMVGHGSNELLRLLANVLLNPGDEAVMAVPSFIVYPTVVKLMHAKAVEVPLKDHRHDLEAMANAVTDKTKIIFICNPNNPTGTIVARDEVERFMQRIPEDVVVVFDEAYYELVKAPEYPNGLDFAEGKNPVVVLRTFSKVYGLAGCRIGYGIAPEFIIEAINKVREPFNVNSVAQAGALCCLDCDEEVKERQNLNYEGLMFLYKEFERLGLDYIPSHANFVLVDIGMNDRAASAMLMKRGIIVRSGDIFGYPNYLRVTVGTPDENVNFVKQLEDILKSRKEEHHAVR, encoded by the coding sequence ATTTTACGGCGTGGACTTGAGGACATTAAACCGTACGAACCCGGACGCCCGATAGAGCTGGTAGAGAAAGAGCTTGGAATTACAGAGGCAATAAAACTTGCCTCAAACGAAAGCCCTTATGGGCCTTTTCCAAGGGTCATCGAAGCAATGAAAGACGCGCTCTTTGGTGTAAACCGCTATCCTGATGGCGGAAGCACTTTTCTGCGTGAGAAAATAGCCGATAAACTTAACATTTTGCCTTCAAGGATAATGGTTGGACACGGTTCAAACGAGCTGCTGAGACTTCTAGCAAATGTACTGCTCAACCCCGGGGATGAGGCCGTTATGGCGGTTCCGTCATTTATTGTTTATCCAACAGTCGTTAAGCTGATGCACGCCAAGGCGGTTGAGGTTCCCTTAAAAGACCATAGGCACGACCTTGAAGCTATGGCAAATGCGGTTACCGATAAAACAAAAATCATATTTATATGTAACCCAAATAACCCCACCGGAACAATTGTGGCCAGGGATGAGGTAGAACGCTTTATGCAGCGCATACCGGAAGATGTAGTCGTAGTTTTTGATGAGGCGTACTATGAGCTGGTTAAAGCGCCTGAATACCCGAATGGATTAGACTTTGCTGAAGGAAAAAATCCGGTAGTTGTACTGCGCACCTTCTCAAAGGTGTATGGACTTGCAGGATGCCGCATAGGTTACGGCATAGCGCCTGAGTTTATTATCGAAGCTATAAACAAAGTAAGAGAGCCATTTAATGTTAATTCAGTTGCACAAGCAGGTGCTCTTTGCTGCTTGGATTGCGATGAAGAGGTAAAAGAGCGGCAAAATTTGAATTATGAAGGGCTTATGTTCCTATACAAAGAGTTTGAACGCTTGGGGTTAGACTATATCCCGTCTCATGCGAATTTTGTGCTGGTAGATATAGGGATGAACGATAGGGCAGCCTCAGCGATGCTGATGAAGAGGGGTATAATCGTCAGGTCGGGCGATATATTTGGATATCCTAATTACCTTAGAGTCACCGTTGGCACACCCGACGAGAATGTAAATTTCGTCAAGCAACTTGAGGATATTTTGAAGAGCCGCAAGGAGGAGCACCATGCTGTACGGTAA
- the cobJ gene encoding precorrin-3B C(17)-methyltransferase — protein sequence MRTRSDSSLEGWKTDSREGSLWKGNRSPGRGGIVVIGLGPGKESDMTIGAREALQACDVIVGYKSYIKAIEEISKGKEVFQFGMRKEIDRCKKAIELAHNGKLVGLVSSGDPGIYGMAGLILELASEKDDIPIEVVPGVSAVNAAASALGAPLMHDFAVISLSDLLTPWEKIEKRLRCAAAADFVTALYNPKSTRRNWQIKTARDIFMQYRDVKTPVGVYAKVDDEQRYIISDLASFVDLPIDMKTTIIIGNSQTYVTDGRMITPRGYKI from the coding sequence ATGCGAACCCGCAGCGATTCTAGCCTCGAAGGGTGGAAAACTGATAGCAGAGAAGGCAGTTTATGGAAAGGTAACCGTAGCCCTGGCCGAGGAGGAATAGTAGTAATAGGCTTAGGTCCCGGTAAAGAATCTGACATGACAATTGGGGCCAGGGAAGCATTGCAAGCATGTGATGTAATTGTAGGGTATAAAAGCTATATAAAAGCAATTGAAGAAATATCAAAGGGAAAAGAAGTCTTCCAATTCGGAATGCGAAAAGAGATCGACCGCTGCAAGAAGGCCATCGAGCTTGCACATAATGGAAAATTAGTAGGATTGGTTAGCAGCGGAGACCCCGGCATATACGGCATGGCAGGGCTTATCCTTGAGTTGGCATCGGAGAAGGATGACATACCGATAGAGGTAGTCCCAGGTGTGAGTGCTGTCAATGCTGCGGCTTCTGCCTTAGGGGCGCCGTTAATGCATGACTTTGCGGTTATAAGCCTAAGTGATCTTTTAACTCCGTGGGAGAAAATTGAGAAACGTCTAAGGTGTGCAGCAGCTGCAGATTTTGTAACCGCACTTTACAACCCGAAAAGTACAAGGCGAAATTGGCAGATAAAGACCGCTCGAGATATATTTATGCAGTACAGGGATGTAAAAACACCGGTTGGCGTCTATGCAAAAGTTGACGATGAGCAGAGGTACATAATAAGCGACCTGGCTTCGTTCGTAGACCTTCCGATAGACATGAAAACGACGATAATTATAGGGAACAGCCAGACATATGTCACAGACGGCCGGATGATTACCCCGCGGGGATATAAGATATGA
- the cobT gene encoding nicotinate-nucleotide--dimethylbenzimidazole phosphoribosyltransferase, with the protein MSLLEQAINSIKPLDREAMLKASERQNQLTKPAGSLGVLEEISIKLAGITGKVKNGVERKTVIVMAGDHGVTDEGVSAYPKEVTPQMVMNFVNGGAAINVLARHVGANVIVVDVGVAAGIDDERVLSRKIRPGTANFAKEPAMTREEAVKAIEVGIEVAYKEADNGTHLLATGDMGIGNTTASSAILAALTGRRLDGLVGRGTGIDNRALDHKRKVIENAIDLLKPDRNDPLDVLAKVGGLEIAGLAGLIIGAAVRRIPVVIDGFISSAAALVAGRIDSRVIDYMIASHVSVEPGHRLILDELGLKPMLHMDMRLGEGTGAALAMTLVEAAAKIMNEMATFSEAGVSDKS; encoded by the coding sequence ATGAGTTTGCTGGAGCAAGCAATAAACAGCATCAAACCACTTGATAGAGAGGCGATGTTAAAAGCCTCAGAGAGACAAAACCAGCTTACAAAGCCTGCGGGCAGCTTAGGAGTTTTAGAAGAAATATCGATAAAGCTCGCAGGGATAACAGGAAAAGTAAAAAACGGCGTGGAGAGAAAAACAGTAATCGTAATGGCTGGTGACCACGGCGTTACAGATGAAGGCGTTTCGGCATATCCAAAAGAAGTAACACCACAAATGGTAATGAACTTTGTAAACGGAGGGGCGGCGATAAATGTACTTGCAAGACATGTTGGAGCAAACGTTATCGTTGTTGATGTTGGTGTAGCCGCTGGGATTGATGATGAAAGAGTACTTTCAAGAAAGATAAGGCCAGGCACAGCAAATTTTGCGAAAGAACCGGCGATGACCAGAGAAGAAGCCGTAAAAGCAATCGAGGTGGGCATAGAGGTTGCATATAAAGAGGCCGATAATGGAACGCATCTTCTTGCAACCGGCGACATGGGCATAGGGAATACCACAGCAAGTAGTGCAATACTTGCTGCGCTCACGGGGCGGCGGTTAGATGGACTAGTTGGCAGGGGAACAGGGATTGACAACAGGGCGCTTGATCATAAGCGAAAGGTTATAGAGAATGCCATTGATTTGTTAAAGCCAGATAGGAATGACCCGCTAGATGTCCTAGCTAAAGTTGGTGGCTTGGAAATAGCAGGTTTGGCGGGTTTAATAATTGGAGCAGCAGTTAGACGTATTCCCGTGGTCATCGACGGATTTATATCGAGCGCAGCTGCGTTAGTGGCTGGTCGCATAGATTCAAGAGTGATCGACTACATGATAGCATCCCACGTATCAGTTGAGCCGGGACATCGGTTGATTTTAGACGAGCTAGGCTTAAAGCCTATGCTTCATATGGATATGAGACTTGGTGAAGGCACTGGGGCCGCTCTGGCGATGACTTTAGTTGAGGCAGCGGCGAAGATAATGAACGAGATGGCCACATTTTCGGAAGCCGGCGTGTCCGATAAGTCGTAA
- the cobC gene encoding alpha-ribazole phosphatase, protein MRLYLIRHGETKLNKEFKFIGATDVALSDRGLDQAKAVAERLQGEKIKAIYSSDLIRARQTADIISLACSVPVNLTSGLREIDFGYWERLSYDEIDARYPDEFRAWRKDPAGIQIPGGETWEAFKKRVLSAVNSIIKSEKEGHIAVVSHGGPIKMLISHYKGGDIGIFRDFWPSPGSLNIVEIA, encoded by the coding sequence ATGAGGCTGTATCTTATAAGACATGGCGAAACGAAACTCAACAAGGAGTTTAAGTTCATAGGCGCTACCGACGTAGCGCTCTCAGATAGAGGCTTAGATCAAGCAAAAGCTGTAGCAGAGCGCCTTCAAGGCGAAAAGATAAAAGCGATATATTCATCTGACTTAATTAGGGCAAGGCAAACTGCAGACATAATATCCCTGGCGTGTTCGGTGCCGGTCAATCTAACAAGCGGTCTAAGGGAGATCGACTTCGGCTATTGGGAAAGGCTGTCTTACGATGAGATAGATGCCAGGTACCCTGATGAGTTTCGGGCATGGCGAAAAGATCCTGCAGGAATTCAGATACCGGGTGGAGAGACCTGGGAAGCCTTTAAGAAAAGGGTACTAAGTGCTGTAAATTCGATAATCAAAAGCGAAAAGGAAGGCCATATAGCGGTTGTGTCTCACGGGGGTCCTATAAAGATGCTAATAAGCCACTATAAAGGAGGCGATATAGGAATATTCAGGGATTTCTGGCCGTCACCGGGAAGCCTTAACATAGTGGAAATAGCCTAG
- the cbiD gene encoding cobalt-precorrin-5B (C(1))-methyltransferase CbiD has product MRTPSKASLLNKRLKKGYTTGTCAAAAAKAAAKMLFSGETISEIDVMLPGNSWVKMKLVDTMVDKDEARCGVIKDAGDDPDVTDGMVIYAKAVLADSGVKISASEGIGKVTKPGLSVPVGEPAINPVPRWMIEENVKSVMPAGKGIEITLYAPEGVERAKQTLNERLGIVGGISILGTTGVVRPMSVRSLKASLLPQVDIAVASGYKTIALVPGNMGEKVAREKLKFPEDAVVQMSNFVGDVLDYCLEKDIERILIVGHVGKIVKIAAGYLDTHSSKTGSPVEMLQGLVRKATKDIAPVMFMIRANTADEAATGLLKLGYKRILEKIATEASRQAMKHVKGLIEIGTAMTVLSGEVVAQDENAKRIIGEMIW; this is encoded by the coding sequence GTGCGAACGCCGAGCAAGGCAAGCCTACTAAACAAAAGACTAAAAAAAGGTTACACGACGGGAACATGCGCTGCCGCTGCGGCAAAGGCTGCAGCGAAGATGCTTTTTTCTGGTGAGACGATAAGCGAGATAGATGTTATGCTGCCGGGTAATAGCTGGGTAAAAATGAAGCTTGTTGATACAATGGTAGATAAGGATGAAGCACGGTGCGGTGTCATTAAAGATGCCGGTGACGATCCGGATGTGACCGATGGCATGGTTATTTACGCTAAGGCCGTATTGGCGGATTCAGGAGTCAAGATATCGGCCAGCGAGGGGATAGGAAAGGTAACGAAACCTGGCTTATCTGTGCCGGTTGGAGAACCAGCAATAAATCCCGTACCAAGATGGATGATAGAAGAGAATGTAAAGAGCGTTATGCCCGCAGGTAAAGGGATTGAAATTACGCTATACGCACCGGAGGGCGTTGAGAGGGCAAAGCAAACGCTCAATGAGCGGCTTGGAATTGTTGGAGGTATCTCTATCCTGGGGACAACAGGTGTTGTAAGACCAATGTCGGTTAGGAGCCTAAAAGCATCCCTGCTGCCTCAAGTCGATATAGCAGTTGCCAGCGGTTACAAAACGATTGCTCTTGTACCGGGGAATATGGGAGAGAAGGTGGCAAGAGAAAAACTCAAGTTTCCTGAAGATGCGGTTGTGCAAATGAGCAACTTCGTAGGTGATGTGCTTGATTACTGCTTAGAAAAAGATATAGAAAGAATTTTAATTGTCGGCCATGTTGGAAAGATTGTAAAGATAGCCGCGGGGTATCTTGACACCCATAGCAGCAAGACCGGTAGCCCAGTTGAAATGCTGCAGGGCTTGGTGCGAAAAGCTACAAAGGATATTGCACCGGTGATGTTTATGATTAGGGCAAATACGGCAGATGAGGCGGCAACAGGTCTTTTAAAACTTGGATATAAAAGGATTCTCGAAAAAATTGCAACCGAAGCAAGCCGCCAAGCAATGAAACATGTAAAAGGGCTTATAGAAATAGGTACGGCAATGACAGTGCTAAGCGGTGAGGTTGTCGCACAGGATGAGAATGCAAAGAGAATCATCGGAGAAATGATATGGTAA
- the cbiE gene encoding precorrin-6y C5,15-methyltransferase (decarboxylating) subunit CbiE, with product MVTVVGIGPGHPDFITPAAVKCIKDADVLIGGKRALEAVEKAGKQTYLVTADIDDTLSAISDNRDREVAVLVSGDPGFYSLLKAIKKGLPELPIKVIPGISSVQMLFSAIAQEWQDVQLISVHGRPINELDSLIKRTNKICILTDEKLTADKVCRYLQSSGFNGRAVVGRNLSYPDQEVIDKTIEEIAAMQSLGSSVLYVEVI from the coding sequence ATGGTAACTGTTGTAGGCATAGGGCCAGGACATCCAGATTTTATAACTCCGGCAGCGGTAAAGTGCATAAAAGATGCGGATGTTTTAATAGGCGGAAAAAGAGCCTTAGAGGCCGTGGAGAAGGCAGGAAAGCAGACCTATCTTGTAACAGCCGATATAGATGATACCCTATCGGCGATCAGTGACAACCGGGATAGAGAGGTTGCGGTTCTGGTAAGCGGCGACCCTGGATTTTACAGTTTGCTTAAGGCAATAAAAAAGGGGCTACCGGAATTACCGATAAAAGTTATCCCAGGTATCAGCTCTGTGCAAATGCTGTTTAGTGCAATTGCGCAAGAGTGGCAGGATGTTCAGCTTATATCGGTACATGGCCGTCCAATAAATGAGCTAGATTCACTGATAAAGCGCACTAATAAGATATGTATCTTGACTGATGAAAAGCTAACGGCAGATAAAGTATGTAGGTACTTGCAGAGTTCAGGGTTTAACGGTAGGGCGGTAGTTGGGAGAAATCTTTCGTACCCCGACCAGGAAGTAATTGATAAAACAATCGAGGAGATTGCGGCGATGCAAAGCCTTGGCTCAAGTGTTCTTTATGTTGAAGTGATCTAG